The proteins below come from a single Oscillospiraceae bacterium genomic window:
- a CDS encoding DUF1934 domain-containing protein produces the protein MEEKYLITIKGTMEQRGDTDTVELMTRGSLVHKDGAYYIVYKETETTGYEGCTTTVKVADDARKVSMLRYGKQSSQLIIEKGTRHLCHYETGYGAVSLGVAADVIEHALSEEGGKLKFSYTLDSGAENFISRNLVDITVDKLPEA, from the coding sequence ATGGAAGAAAAATATCTGATCACCATCAAGGGCACGATGGAGCAGCGGGGCGACACCGATACAGTGGAGCTTATGACCCGCGGCTCGCTCGTCCACAAGGATGGCGCGTACTATATCGTTTATAAAGAGACCGAGACCACCGGCTATGAGGGCTGCACCACCACCGTCAAGGTGGCCGACGACGCCCGCAAGGTTTCGATGCTGCGCTACGGCAAGCAGTCGAGCCAGCTTATCATCGAGAAGGGCACCCGGCATCTCTGCCATTATGAGACCGGCTACGGCGCGGTAAGTCTTGGCGTGGCCGCCGATGTCATTGAGCACGCGCTGAGCGAGGAGGGCGGCAAGCTGAAATTCAGCTACACGCTGGATTCCGGCGCGGAAAATTTCATCAGCCGGAATCTGGTTGACATTACGGTCGATAAGCTGCCAGAAGCTTAA
- the infC gene encoding translation initiation factor IF-3: MASNSKSNELEINEQIRDKEIRLIGADGAQMGIMSPRDALKMAIDKDLDLVKVAPQAKPPVCKILDYGKYRFEMQKKEKEAKKNQKVVEIKEIRLSLNIDTNDFNTKVNQAAKFLQQGHKLKVSIRFRGREMAHTSLGLDVHKRFAEALEGKAVIDKQPKLEGRSMMMFMSPVPNK, from the coding sequence ATCGCCAGCAACAGCAAATCCAACGAACTGGAAATCAATGAGCAGATCCGCGACAAGGAAATCCGCCTGATCGGGGCGGATGGCGCGCAGATGGGCATTATGAGCCCGCGCGATGCACTGAAGATGGCCATTGACAAGGATCTTGACCTTGTTAAGGTTGCACCGCAGGCTAAGCCGCCGGTGTGCAAAATTCTTGACTACGGTAAATACCGGTTCGAGATGCAGAAAAAGGAAAAGGAAGCCAAGAAAAACCAGAAAGTGGTTGAGATCAAGGAGATCCGCCTTTCCCTGAACATCGACACCAACGACTTCAACACCAAGGTGAACCAGGCAGCCAAGTTCCTGCAGCAGGGCCATAAGCTCAAGGTGAGCATCCGGTTCCGCGGCCGCGAAATGGCACATACCAGCTTAGGTCTGGATGTCCATAAGCGTTTTGCCGAGGCGTTGGAGGGCAAGGCCGTCATCGACAAGCAGCCCAAGCTTGAGGGCCGCAGCATGATGATGTTCATGTCCCCCGTTCCCAACAAGTAA
- a CDS encoding transposase — translation MEKIISGEISRQAAAQSVGVSNTTVRQWLRIYEAEGPGGLTPREKSRHLTAEEKQAAVADYLAGEGSLFEICKKYGIRSPQNLEKMVETAKQGGALRGYHGASRHRGDAYTTAADRVQIVQDCLANGCDYGATALKYNVDYKALVNWVGRYRAHGPAALHGSRHSSEGTRRAKGRARAVAPMQRLVIVLDCLENRKNYGAMAQKYAVAYHQVYRWVQRYLQDGWLGMNDRRGPTDDPGPEGEWARVAPGNEDAAEKWVARCAGVPDALPALLRRAGYSWCVIAKILFDLARM, via the coding sequence GTGGAAAAAATAATATCCGGCGAGATCAGCCGTCAGGCCGCCGCGCAAAGTGTCGGCGTCAGCAACACTACCGTGCGCCAGTGGCTGCGCATCTATGAGGCCGAAGGCCCCGGCGGGCTGACCCCGCGCGAAAAATCCCGCCACCTCACCGCCGAGGAAAAGCAGGCCGCCGTTGCGGACTATCTGGCGGGCGAGGGCTCGTTGTTTGAAATCTGCAAAAAGTACGGCATCCGCAGCCCCCAGAACCTTGAAAAAATGGTGGAGACCGCCAAGCAGGGCGGTGCGCTGCGGGGCTACCATGGTGCGTCCCGGCACAGGGGCGATGCCTACACCACCGCCGCCGACCGCGTGCAGATCGTGCAGGACTGCCTTGCCAACGGCTGCGATTACGGCGCAACGGCGCTGAAATATAATGTGGATTACAAGGCACTGGTCAACTGGGTGGGGCGGTACCGCGCCCACGGCCCGGCGGCCCTGCACGGCAGCCGCCACAGCAGCGAGGGAACGCGCCGCGCCAAGGGCCGTGCGCGCGCCGTGGCGCCGATGCAGCGCCTTGTCATTGTGCTGGACTGTCTGGAAAACCGGAAAAACTACGGCGCTATGGCGCAGAAATACGCCGTTGCGTACCATCAGGTCTACCGGTGGGTGCAGCGCTATCTGCAGGACGGCTGGCTGGGCATGAACGACCGCCGCGGCCCCACCGATGACCCCGGCCCGGAGGGGGAGTGGGCGCGCGTGGCCCCCGGCAATGAGGACGCCGCAGAAAAATGGGTGGCCCGGTGTGCGGGCGTGCCGGACGCCCTGCCCGCCCTGCTGCGCCGCGCCGGGTACAGCTGGTGCGTGATTGCAAAAATTCTGTTTGATCTGGCGAGGATGTAG
- a CDS encoding type II secretion system GspH family protein, with amino-acid sequence MTIRNVDGVCEVGIHQRKFLEENKMFKKLKDKKGFTLVELIVVLVILAILAALLVPALTGYIDKANQEKVIAECRSVVMAAQTTASEYYGLNKGLKDSTKDADNVKTALAQIQTLAEVPTKTTGTAGATTKEPVWHYLITIGTANDENNVVTQVVFDDGTNMVTYKKDTSTGEGSYSKVSKSSSDGEEGTAKVTTSKINDIAG; translated from the coding sequence ATGACAATACGAAATGTCGATGGGGTTTGTGAAGTCGGCATACATCAAAGAAAATTTTTGGAGGAAAACAAGATGTTCAAGAAATTGAAGGACAAAAAGGGCTTCACCCTCGTCGAGCTGATCGTCGTTCTGGTCATTCTGGCTATTCTGGCCGCCCTGCTGGTTCCGGCTCTGACTGGTTACATTGACAAGGCAAATCAGGAAAAGGTTATTGCGGAGTGCCGTTCTGTTGTTATGGCTGCACAGACTACCGCTTCTGAGTATTACGGCTTGAATAAGGGATTGAAGGATTCGACCAAAGATGCAGACAATGTTAAAACTGCATTGGCCCAGATTCAGACGCTGGCGGAAGTTCCTACCAAAACTACGGGTACTGCAGGTGCTACAACGAAGGAACCTGTATGGCACTATCTGATTACCATTGGTACAGCAAATGATGAAAATAATGTTGTTACGCAGGTTGTCTTTGATGACGGCACCAACATGGTAACCTATAAGAAGGATACCTCTACTGGTGAGGGTTCTTATAGTAAGGTTAGCAAATCCAGCAGCGATGGTGAAGAGGGAACTGCGAAGGTTACAACGAGCAAAATTAACGACATTGCCGGCTAA
- a CDS encoding helix-turn-helix domain-containing protein encodes MEFNERLRYLIDCEEIKIKDLAPKLCLSASTLSNYAQGIREPDYDTLRRIADYFGVSIDYLLGHKTPAEDDERQLLARYRSFTPSQKRLLLDQAELITRYKVKAND; translated from the coding sequence ATGGAATTTAACGAGCGTTTACGCTATTTAATAGATTGCGAAGAAATCAAAATTAAGGATTTAGCCCCCAAGCTATGCCTCAGTGCGTCCACCCTGAGCAACTACGCACAGGGAATCCGCGAGCCGGACTATGACACCCTGCGGCGCATTGCGGATTATTTTGGGGTCAGCATCGACTATCTGCTTGGCCACAAGACCCCCGCCGAGGACGATGAGCGCCAGCTTTTGGCCCGCTACCGCAGCTTTACCCCCAGCCAGAAGCGCCTTCTGCTGGATCAGGCCGAGCTGATAACCCGTTACAAAGTAAAAGCAAACGATTGA
- the murI gene encoding glutamate racemase yields MDPRPIGVFDSGLGGLTAVRQLRRVLPGEDIVYFGDTGRVPYGSRGRDTIVQYARQDIRFLLSRDVKFIIAACGTVSSTYPPEEAARLPVPYTGVVGATARAAVDATRNHRIGIIGTAATVRSGSYAAVIRDMLPDVQIFARACPMFVPLVENGYFNDGNPVTKLIIAEYLQELKDAGVDTLILGCTHYPLLKKMIGDFMGDAVRLVDSGKVTAQATAAALADLGLLNGKTDGGTAHYYVSDTPDNFAELEQMFLGEYAGGPVERIAIETY; encoded by the coding sequence ATGGACCCGCGCCCCATCGGCGTTTTTGACAGCGGCCTTGGCGGGCTGACCGCCGTGCGCCAGCTGCGCCGCGTGCTGCCCGGTGAGGATATCGTCTATTTCGGCGATACCGGCCGCGTGCCTTACGGCAGCCGCGGGCGGGATACCATCGTGCAGTATGCGCGGCAGGATATACGCTTTCTGCTCAGCCGGGATGTCAAGTTCATCATCGCCGCCTGCGGGACCGTGTCCTCGACCTATCCGCCGGAGGAGGCCGCCCGGCTGCCGGTGCCCTACACCGGCGTGGTGGGTGCCACCGCCCGCGCCGCCGTGGACGCGACCCGCAACCACCGCATCGGTATCATCGGCACGGCCGCCACAGTGCGCAGCGGCTCCTACGCGGCGGTCATCCGCGATATGCTGCCCGATGTGCAGATCTTTGCGCGCGCCTGCCCGATGTTTGTGCCGCTGGTCGAGAACGGCTATTTCAATGACGGCAACCCCGTGACAAAGCTCATCATTGCCGAGTATCTGCAGGAGCTGAAGGACGCCGGTGTTGACACGCTGATCCTTGGCTGCACCCACTACCCGCTGCTGAAAAAGATGATCGGCGATTTTATGGGCGATGCGGTGCGGCTGGTGGATTCCGGCAAGGTGACCGCGCAGGCCACCGCCGCCGCGCTGGCGGATCTGGGGCTTTTGAACGGCAAAACGGACGGCGGCACCGCCCACTACTATGTCAGCGACACGCCCGACAACTTTGCCGAGCTGGAGCAGATGTTCTTAGGCGAGTACGCCGGCGGGCCGGTAGAGCGCATTGCGATCGAAACATATTGA
- a CDS encoding D-alanine--D-alanine ligase, with the protein MKTTTKLRVALFFGGVSSEHEVSCVSASAWLRALGQSPCAEQYEAFPVGITKDGRWLACSPTPEAMADGSWEQGDCTPCVLSPDRRDHGLWLLKDGRAELVRIDICAPVMHGKNGEDGTIQGLFELARIPYVGCGVLGSAVCMDKAVANALMDAAGVPHCRWAAASRADLALNGPVVLDAVEAKLGYPIFVKPANAGSSVGISKAADRAMLEQAVEIALREDDKVVFEEFVDAQEVECAAIGNPDDPSTVATTRPGEILAGAEFYTYDDKYKNGVSQTVIPAHLSEEKLDEVKAEARKAYLALNCAGLSRCDFFVERGTGRVLCNELNTLPGFTPISMYPKLMEHEGYSYPALVDKLLQLALHRRKGAY; encoded by the coding sequence ATGAAAACTACTACCAAGCTGCGCGTGGCGCTCTTCTTCGGCGGCGTATCCAGTGAGCATGAGGTCAGCTGTGTTTCGGCCTCGGCCTGGCTGCGCGCGCTGGGTCAGTCCCCCTGTGCAGAGCAATATGAAGCATTTCCTGTCGGCATCACCAAGGACGGCCGCTGGCTGGCCTGCAGCCCCACGCCCGAGGCCATGGCCGATGGCAGCTGGGAGCAGGGCGACTGCACGCCCTGCGTGCTCAGCCCCGACCGCCGCGACCACGGCCTGTGGCTGCTGAAGGACGGCAGGGCCGAGCTTGTCCGCATCGACATCTGCGCCCCCGTCATGCACGGCAAAAACGGCGAGGACGGCACGATCCAAGGCCTGTTTGAGCTGGCGCGCATCCCCTATGTGGGCTGCGGCGTGCTGGGCAGCGCGGTCTGCATGGATAAGGCCGTGGCCAACGCCCTGATGGACGCCGCCGGTGTCCCCCACTGCCGCTGGGCCGCCGCCAGCCGCGCCGACCTTGCACTGAACGGCCCCGTGGTGCTGGACGCCGTGGAGGCAAAGCTGGGCTACCCCATCTTTGTCAAGCCGGCCAACGCCGGCTCCAGTGTGGGCATCAGCAAGGCGGCCGACCGCGCCATGCTGGAGCAGGCGGTTGAGATCGCCCTGCGCGAGGACGACAAGGTCGTTTTTGAGGAGTTCGTGGACGCGCAGGAGGTCGAGTGTGCGGCCATCGGCAACCCCGATGACCCGTCCACCGTTGCCACCACCCGCCCGGGTGAGATTCTGGCCGGGGCGGAGTTCTACACCTACGATGACAAGTACAAAAACGGCGTGTCCCAGACCGTCATCCCCGCCCATTTGAGCGAGGAAAAGCTCGACGAGGTGAAGGCCGAGGCCCGCAAGGCCTATCTGGCGCTGAACTGCGCCGGGCTGTCCCGCTGCGACTTCTTTGTGGAGCGCGGCACCGGGCGCGTTTTGTGCAACGAGCTGAACACCCTGCCCGGCTTTACGCCCATCAGTATGTACCCCAAGCTGATGGAGCACGAGGGCTACAGCTATCCGGCGCTGGTCGATAAGCTGCTGCAGCTGGCCCTGCACCGCCGGAAGGGGGCCTACTGA
- a CDS encoding RNA methyltransferase, whose protein sequence is METITSRDNAKIKYACAVRDSEKQRAADGLFFAEGPKLCLELAKSCTPRTVYATAAALAKTPELATLAPAEIAPHVAEKLSGTKSNQGVFALFETPTPPADTLDTARRILMLEGVQDPGNVGTLLRSAAAFGFDAVVLGPGCASPLSPKTLRSSMGAAGRLPTLHSADLPAALAQLRSRGVTTLAAALYRSRPLDEAGNDFPHGVCVVIGSEGQGLTQQTVEACDMAVRIPMTDRVESLNAAVAGSVLLWHFRGV, encoded by the coding sequence ATGGAAACGATCACCAGCCGTGATAACGCCAAGATCAAATACGCCTGCGCGGTGCGCGACTCAGAAAAGCAGCGCGCCGCTGACGGCTTGTTTTTTGCCGAGGGGCCAAAGCTCTGTCTGGAGCTTGCCAAAAGCTGTACGCCGCGCACGGTCTACGCCACGGCGGCCGCACTGGCCAAAACGCCTGAGCTGGCAACGCTGGCCCCCGCTGAGATCGCGCCCCATGTGGCGGAAAAGCTCAGCGGCACCAAGTCGAATCAGGGCGTTTTTGCCCTGTTTGAAACGCCCACCCCGCCCGCCGATACGCTGGACACCGCCCGCCGCATCCTGATGCTGGAGGGTGTGCAGGACCCCGGCAATGTCGGTACGCTGCTGCGCAGCGCGGCGGCGTTCGGGTTTGATGCGGTCGTGCTGGGGCCGGGGTGTGCATCGCCCCTGTCGCCCAAGACACTGCGCTCCTCGATGGGGGCGGCCGGGCGGCTGCCGACGCTGCACAGCGCCGACCTGCCAGCCGCACTGGCGCAGCTGCGCAGCCGCGGCGTCACAACGCTGGCGGCGGCGCTCTACCGGTCGCGCCCGCTGGACGAGGCCGGGAACGACTTCCCGCACGGCGTCTGCGTGGTCATCGGCAGCGAGGGGCAGGGCCTGACGCAGCAGACCGTTGAGGCCTGCGACATGGCCGTGCGCATCCCGATGACCGACCGGGTGGAGAGCCTGAACGCCGCCGTGGCCGGCAGCGTGCTGCTGTGGCATTTCAGGGGCGTGTAA
- the argS gene encoding arginine--tRNA ligase: MEYKNYNPRAAALAQARTLLTDAVKAAIADGTLPEAALPDFIVEIPADVKNGDIASNAAMAGARAFHKAPRQIAEAITAKLALDGSLFDRFEIAGPGFINLFLAQDWFTSVVRAAVANPEYGRTDVGAGKRYNVEFVSANPTGPMHMGNARGGALGDGLAACLDWAGYDVTREFYINDAGNQIEKFGKSLAIRYLQLYKGEDACPLPEECYQGADIIARAKEFAEIHGDSYVEKDFDELKKAIVADALPKNIAGLQRDLGKYRIEYDVWFHESDLHNSGAVKAVVDKLLESGACYKAEDGAIMYRSAQYAAKYGVVNKRKTDDGSEEEAKDEVLVRANGIPTYFAADIAYHYNKLAVRGFDKAIDVWGADHHGHVARMKGAMDAIGLDGSRLDIVLMQMVNLMRDGKPVRMSKRTGKAITLTDLLDEVPIDSARFFFNQRESSSTLDFDLDLAVRNDSENPVYYVQYAHARICSVLKKLESEGVKFEGAEAVDASVLTDPAEQSLIRLLAAFPAEIAAAAEKYDPARITRYCIDVASAYHRFYNACRILDAEGTVQQGRIALCLAVRGVIHNILTMFKVTAPETM; this comes from the coding sequence ATGGAATATAAAAACTACAACCCCCGCGCGGCGGCGCTGGCGCAGGCCCGCACCCTGCTGACCGATGCCGTCAAGGCTGCCATCGCTGACGGTACCCTGCCCGAAGCTGCGCTGCCCGACTTCATCGTCGAGATCCCGGCCGATGTCAAAAACGGCGACATCGCCTCCAATGCGGCCATGGCCGGTGCCCGCGCCTTCCACAAGGCGCCGCGCCAGATCGCCGAGGCCATCACCGCCAAGCTTGCGCTGGACGGCAGCCTGTTCGACCGGTTTGAGATCGCCGGTCCCGGCTTCATCAACCTGTTCCTTGCGCAGGACTGGTTCACCAGCGTTGTGCGCGCCGCCGTGGCCAACCCCGAGTACGGCCGCACCGATGTCGGCGCAGGCAAGCGCTACAATGTCGAGTTCGTCTCCGCCAACCCCACCGGCCCGATGCACATGGGCAACGCCCGCGGCGGCGCTTTGGGTGACGGTCTGGCCGCCTGTCTGGACTGGGCGGGCTACGATGTGACCCGCGAGTTCTACATCAATGACGCGGGCAACCAGATCGAGAAGTTCGGCAAGAGCCTTGCCATCCGCTACCTGCAGCTGTACAAGGGCGAGGATGCCTGCCCCCTGCCCGAGGAGTGCTATCAGGGCGCGGACATCATCGCCCGCGCGAAGGAGTTTGCCGAGATTCACGGCGATTCCTATGTGGAAAAGGACTTTGACGAGCTGAAGAAGGCCATCGTGGCCGATGCCCTGCCCAAGAACATCGCCGGTCTGCAGCGCGACCTCGGCAAGTACCGCATCGAGTACGATGTCTGGTTCCATGAAAGCGACCTGCACAACTCCGGCGCGGTCAAGGCCGTGGTGGACAAGCTGCTGGAGAGCGGTGCCTGCTACAAGGCCGAGGACGGTGCCATCATGTACCGCAGCGCCCAGTACGCCGCCAAGTACGGCGTTGTGAACAAGCGCAAGACCGACGACGGCAGCGAGGAGGAGGCCAAGGACGAGGTGCTGGTGCGCGCCAACGGCATCCCCACCTACTTTGCGGCCGACATCGCCTACCACTACAACAAGCTGGCCGTGCGCGGCTTTGACAAGGCCATTGATGTCTGGGGCGCCGACCACCACGGCCATGTCGCCCGCATGAAGGGCGCGATGGACGCCATCGGGCTGGACGGCAGCCGCCTTGACATCGTGCTGATGCAGATGGTCAACCTGATGCGTGACGGCAAGCCGGTCCGCATGAGCAAGCGTACCGGCAAGGCCATCACCCTGACCGACCTGCTGGACGAGGTGCCCATTGATTCCGCGCGGTTCTTCTTCAACCAGCGCGAGAGCTCCTCCACGCTGGACTTTGACCTTGATCTGGCCGTGCGCAACGACAGCGAGAACCCCGTCTACTATGTTCAGTACGCCCACGCGCGCATCTGCTCGGTGCTGAAGAAGCTTGAGAGCGAGGGCGTGAAGTTTGAAGGCGCCGAGGCCGTGGACGCCAGCGTCCTGACCGACCCCGCCGAGCAGTCACTGATCCGCCTGCTGGCTGCCTTCCCCGCTGAGATTGCTGCTGCCGCCGAGAAGTACGACCCGGCCCGCATCACCCGCTACTGCATTGATGTGGCATCCGCCTACCACCGCTTCTACAACGCCTGCCGCATCCTTGATGCGGAGGGCACCGTGCAGCAGGGTCGCATTGCGCTGTGCCTCGCCGTGCGCGGCGTCATCCACAACATCCTGACGATGTTCAAGGTCACCGCACCGGAGACGATGTAA
- the rpmI gene encoding 50S ribosomal protein L35, with amino-acid sequence MAKMKLKTLSGAKKRFKMTASGKIKRNASKRRHILTKKTTKLTRGLRMPKYVDKTNEAAVKKMMPYGG; translated from the coding sequence ATGGCTAAAATGAAGCTCAAGACCCTTTCCGGCGCCAAGAAGCGCTTCAAGATGACTGCTTCCGGCAAAATCAAGCGCAATGCGTCCAAGCGCCGTCACATTCTGACCAAGAAGACCACCAAGCTGACCCGCGGCCTGCGTATGCCCAAGTACGTTGACAAGACCAACGAGGCTGCCGTCAAGAAAATGATGCCCTACGGCGGCTGA
- the rplT gene encoding 50S ribosomal protein L20, whose amino-acid sequence MARIKGATMTHKRRAKTLKLAKGYYGAKSKHFRMAKQAVMKSGNYAFVGRKQKKRQFRNLWITRINNAVRAQGMNYSTFMNGLKKAGVELNRKMLSEMAIHDPASFNALVETAKKAL is encoded by the coding sequence ATGGCTCGTATTAAAGGCGCTACCATGACGCACAAGCGTCGTGCTAAGACTCTCAAGCTGGCAAAGGGTTACTACGGTGCTAAGTCCAAGCACTTCCGCATGGCTAAGCAGGCCGTTATGAAGAGCGGCAACTATGCTTTCGTTGGCCGTAAGCAGAAGAAGCGCCAGTTCCGCAACCTGTGGATCACCCGCATCAACAACGCTGTTCGTGCTCAGGGTATGAACTACTCCACCTTCATGAACGGCCTGAAGAAGGCCGGCGTCGAGCTGAACCGCAAGATGCTGTCTGAGATGGCTATCCACGATCCCGCCAGCTTTAACGCGCTGGTTGAGACCGCCAAGAAGGCCCTGTAA